In a genomic window of Glycine max cultivar Williams 82 chromosome 13, Glycine_max_v4.0, whole genome shotgun sequence:
- the LOC100808123 gene encoding uncharacterized protein isoform X2 yields the protein MQLASNGDKEECSESEPILNHHHLHLQPTGESSFSCEIIPIPPAAATFNDDDLQNVRVDETCHLVNADQPQCRICLDIGGEDLIAPCHCKGTQKYVHRSCLDNWRSTKEGFAFSHCTECRAVFILRANVPPDRWWLRLKFQFLVARDHAFIFIIVQLVVAFLGVLVYKFYGDELREMFGYEEHPYGFYTMAVLAIVLVGLLYGFFIAIICGQRINERHYHVLAKQELTKEYVVEDREHVKNVPELDPSHVTELRMLGLY from the exons ATGCAATTAGCGTCAAATGGTGACAAGGAAGAATGTTCAGAAAGCGAACCCATCTTGAATCATCACCATCTTCATTTGCAACCAACCGGAGAATCCTCCTTTTCCTGTGAAATTATCCCTATTCCTCCTGCTGCAGCTACTTTTAACGATGATGATTTACAAAACGTCCGGGTTGATGAGACTTGTCATCTCGTAAATGCAGATCAGCCACAATGCCGAATATGCCTCGATATTGGAG GAGAAGATTTAATTGCCCCATGCCATTGCAAAGGTACACAAAAGTACGTCCACAGATCATGTCTCGATAATTGGAGATCCACCAAG GAGGGTTTCGCTTTTTCTCACTGTACAGAGTGCAGAGCTGTCTTCATATTACGTGCAAATGTCCCACCAGATCGGTGGTGGTTGAGATTAAAATTTCAGTTCCTTGTTGCTAGAGATCATGCATTCATTTTCATAATTGTTCAGCTG gTTGTTGCTTTCTTGGGAGTGCTTGTGTACAAATTTTATGGAGATGAACTGAGGGAAATGTTTGGTTATGAAGAACATCCATATGGATTTTATACAATGGCTG TTCTAGCCATTGTTTTGGTTGGTTTGCTCTATGGCTTCTTCATAGCGATAATATGTGGCCAAAGAATCAATGAGCGCCACTACCATGTTCTTGCCAAACAAGAATTGACTAAG GAATATGTGGTAGAAGATCGAGAACATGTAAAGAATGTGCCTGAACTTGATCCCAGCCATGTGACAGAGCTAAGGATGTTGGGCCTTTACTAA
- the LOC100808123 gene encoding uncharacterized protein isoform X1, producing the protein MQLASNGDKEECSESEPILNHHHLHLQPTGESSFSCEIIPIPPAAATFNDDDLQNVRVDETCHLVNADQPQCRICLDIGGEDLIAPCHCKGTQKYVHRSCLDNWRSTKEGFAFSHCTECRAVFILRANVPPDRWWLRLKFQFLVARDHAFIFIIVQLVVAFLGVLVYKFYGDELREMFGYEEHPYGFYTMAGIYPWLPRKKIHGQFLAIVLVGLLYGFFIAIICGQRINERHYHVLAKQELTKEYVVEDREHVKNVPELDPSHVTELRMLGLY; encoded by the exons ATGCAATTAGCGTCAAATGGTGACAAGGAAGAATGTTCAGAAAGCGAACCCATCTTGAATCATCACCATCTTCATTTGCAACCAACCGGAGAATCCTCCTTTTCCTGTGAAATTATCCCTATTCCTCCTGCTGCAGCTACTTTTAACGATGATGATTTACAAAACGTCCGGGTTGATGAGACTTGTCATCTCGTAAATGCAGATCAGCCACAATGCCGAATATGCCTCGATATTGGAG GAGAAGATTTAATTGCCCCATGCCATTGCAAAGGTACACAAAAGTACGTCCACAGATCATGTCTCGATAATTGGAGATCCACCAAG GAGGGTTTCGCTTTTTCTCACTGTACAGAGTGCAGAGCTGTCTTCATATTACGTGCAAATGTCCCACCAGATCGGTGGTGGTTGAGATTAAAATTTCAGTTCCTTGTTGCTAGAGATCATGCATTCATTTTCATAATTGTTCAGCTG gTTGTTGCTTTCTTGGGAGTGCTTGTGTACAAATTTTATGGAGATGAACTGAGGGAAATGTTTGGTTATGAAGAACATCCATATGGATTTTATACAATGGCTGGTATATACCCATGGCTTCCCCGCAAAAAAATTCATGGGCAAT TTCTAGCCATTGTTTTGGTTGGTTTGCTCTATGGCTTCTTCATAGCGATAATATGTGGCCAAAGAATCAATGAGCGCCACTACCATGTTCTTGCCAAACAAGAATTGACTAAG GAATATGTGGTAGAAGATCGAGAACATGTAAAGAATGTGCCTGAACTTGATCCCAGCCATGTGACAGAGCTAAGGATGTTGGGCCTTTACTAA
- the LOC100808123 gene encoding uncharacterized protein LOC100808123 (The RefSeq protein has 2 substitutions compared to this genomic sequence): MQLASNGDKEECSESEPILNHHHLHLQPTGESSFSCEIIPIPPAAATFNDDDLQNVRVGETCHLVNADQPQCRICLDIGGEDLIAPCHCKGTQKYVHRSCLDNWRSTKEGFAFSHCTECRAVFILRANVPPDRWWLRFKFQFLVARDHAFIFIIVQLVVAFLGVLVYKFYGDELREMFGYEEHPYGFYTMAGIYPWLPRKKIHGQFLAIVLVGLLYGFFIAIICGQRINERHYHVLAKQELTKEYVVEDREHVKNVPELDPSHVTELRMLGLY; this comes from the exons ATGCAATTAGCGTCAAATGGTGACAAGGAAGAATGTTCAGAAAGCGAACCCATCTTGAATCATCACCATCTTCATTTGCAACCAACCGGAGAATCCTCCTTTTCCTGTGAAATTATCCCTATTCCTCCTGCTGCAGCTACTTTTAACGATGATGATTTACAAAACGTCCGGGTTGATGAGACTTGTCATCTCGTAAATGCAGATCAGCCACAATGCCGAATATGCCTCGATATTGGAG GAGAAGATTTAATTGCCCCATGCCATTGCAAAGGTACACAAAAGTACGTCCACAGATCATGTCTCGATAATTGGAGATCCACCAAG GAGGGTTTCGCTTTTTCTCACTGTACAGAGTGCAGAGCTGTCTTCATATTACGTGCAAATGTCCCACCAGATCGGTGGTGGTTGAGATTAAAATTTCAGTTCCTTGTTGCTAGAGATCATGCATTCATTTTCATAATTGTTCAGCTG gTTGTTGCTTTCTTGGGAGTGCTTGTGTACAAATTTTATGGAGATGAACTGAGGGAAATGTTTGGTTATGAAGAACATCCATATGGATTTTATACAATGGCTGGTATATACCCATGGCTTCCCCGCAAAAAAATTCATGGGCAAT TTCTAGCCATTGTTTTGGTTGGTTTGCTCTATGGCTTCTTCATAGCGATAATATGTGGCCAAAGAATCAATGAGCGCCACTACCATGTTCTTGCCAAACAAGAATTGACTAAG GAATATGTGGTAGAAGATCGAGAACATGTAAAGAATGTGCCTGAACTTGATCCCAGCCATGTGACAGAGCTAAGGATGTTGGGCCTTTACTAA